The proteins below are encoded in one region of Rhizobium sp. 9140:
- a CDS encoding transcription termination/antitermination protein NusG, translating to MIMQREIGLGEKVDMMRVVRVMQRTERDARIMCNHLWEASRVRAANDESTRWFCLHVEAGREFAVQNVLVEADIETFVATETAFMRAPGRSFMVEQDRAYLPGYVLVRCRPSAEAFDGLIRVKHVLGLVGGALEPHVIHDEEVLLFKRMADGTETPRVATDKSISQGCEADINGGPFGGFRCVVLAVKWCRQARARVQIKVRGNPFEIEMPVAFLKKV from the coding sequence ATGATCATGCAGCGTGAGATCGGGTTGGGGGAGAAGGTCGATATGATGCGCGTGGTGCGCGTCATGCAGAGGACGGAAAGGGACGCACGAATCATGTGTAATCATCTGTGGGAGGCGTCGCGAGTGCGGGCGGCGAACGACGAATCGACACGTTGGTTTTGCCTGCATGTCGAGGCAGGCCGTGAGTTCGCTGTGCAAAACGTGCTCGTCGAGGCGGATATCGAAACTTTTGTCGCGACAGAAACAGCGTTCATGCGGGCACCTGGACGGTCATTCATGGTCGAGCAGGACAGGGCGTATCTGCCGGGATATGTGCTTGTCAGGTGCAGGCCTTCGGCTGAAGCCTTCGACGGATTGATCCGGGTTAAGCACGTGCTCGGCCTTGTTGGTGGTGCTCTTGAGCCTCATGTGATTCACGATGAAGAAGTGTTGCTGTTCAAGCGCATGGCTGACGGTACGGAAACACCTCGTGTGGCCACCGACAAGTCGATCTCGCAGGGATGTGAGGCCGATATCAACGGCGGCCCGTTCGGTGGGTTCCGATGCGTCGTACTTGCCGTGAAGTGGTGTAGACAGGCGCGTGCGCGTGTCCAGATCAAGGTTCGCGGTAACCCTTTCGAGATCGAGATGCCCGTTGCATTTCTGAAAAAGGTATGA
- a CDS encoding SAM-dependent methyltransferase, with protein sequence MPAIIDTSGLVRMIEKARALFDDGDVAAASMLATGAYDQSKAAGGYAAKFGAAGKRLVAKAREMQGDALLIETRAKIRLAEEYDRAQVDGRALKGRPKSISDENTFTQEEAGISAQEIHAARKLAAAEEREPGIVERAIAARLASGLEPTRTNMRHAVGTRSATKEERGDNLYETPAEAVLTLLGLEQFAPVVWEPSCGRGAISRVLEARGFEVHISDLIDYGTVTGEGVCQDVGNFLTSEASEGDIDIVTNPPYGDVLNAYVAHALRVHKPRKLALLLNVNFYGGSESADRKFVLDGCPPARMYWFSRRLPMMHRDGWDGPKASSQMNTAWFVWERQPDGSYGDQTVIRRVDWKDYQPAAHEAADDAESEAA encoded by the coding sequence ATGCCCGCCATCATCGACACGTCAGGGCTAGTCAGGATGATCGAGAAGGCGCGTGCGCTTTTCGATGATGGCGACGTGGCTGCGGCGTCGATGCTCGCGACAGGCGCATATGATCAGTCCAAGGCTGCCGGCGGCTATGCGGCAAAATTTGGGGCTGCGGGAAAGCGGCTTGTGGCTAAGGCGCGGGAAATGCAGGGTGACGCGCTGCTGATCGAGACGCGGGCTAAGATCCGGCTTGCGGAAGAATACGACCGGGCGCAGGTGGACGGCCGGGCGCTGAAGGGTCGGCCGAAAAGTATTTCCGATGAAAATACTTTTACGCAGGAAGAGGCCGGGATCTCCGCCCAAGAAATTCACGCCGCCCGCAAGCTCGCCGCGGCCGAAGAGCGGGAGCCTGGGATTGTCGAGCGGGCGATCGCCGCACGCTTGGCGTCCGGACTGGAGCCGACCCGGACGAATATGCGCCACGCTGTTGGAACGCGTTCGGCCACGAAGGAAGAGCGCGGCGACAATCTGTATGAGACGCCTGCAGAGGCCGTGTTGACGCTGCTCGGGCTCGAACAGTTCGCGCCGGTCGTTTGGGAGCCTTCTTGCGGGCGCGGCGCGATCAGCCGGGTTTTGGAGGCGCGCGGGTTCGAGGTCCATATCTCGGATCTGATCGATTATGGCACCGTGACAGGCGAGGGGGTCTGTCAGGATGTTGGGAATTTCCTGACCAGCGAGGCGAGCGAAGGCGACATCGATATCGTCACCAACCCGCCATATGGGGACGTGCTCAACGCCTATGTCGCGCATGCGCTACGCGTGCACAAACCCCGCAAATTGGCGCTGTTGCTGAACGTCAATTTCTATGGCGGGTCGGAGAGCGCCGATCGAAAATTTGTACTCGACGGCTGCCCTCCGGCTCGGATGTACTGGTTTTCTCGGCGCTTGCCGATGATGCACCGGGATGGATGGGACGGCCCGAAGGCGTCGAGCCAGATGAATACGGCTTGGTTCGTGTGGGAGCGCCAGCCGGATGGCAGTTATGGCGACCAGACCGTGATCCGTCGTGTGGACTGGAAGGATTATCAGCCGGCGGCGCATGAAGCTGCGGATGATGCGGAAAGCGAGGCGGCATGA
- a CDS encoding S24 family peptidase, whose protein sequence is MEHNQEQFERTERAARLVEARKRAKIGGVKLTSAAFGWNVNNYKAHESGRNGFGITDAKKYAKAFKVSLNWLFFGTGTPEDIDPEIPSVVDVPLISWISAGQLGEQDGLSDFSDFPTIQAIDLPEGDWIALRVVGDSMNKISPPESIIFANRRDRRLVSNGCYVVADETGAATYKRYRPNDLPPFQPASYDENIEPPDFQGSVTVIGRVRRSIINM, encoded by the coding sequence ATGGAGCACAACCAAGAACAATTTGAGAGAACTGAGCGAGCCGCCCGGCTTGTCGAAGCACGTAAGCGCGCAAAGATCGGCGGCGTAAAACTCACCAGCGCTGCGTTCGGATGGAACGTCAACAATTACAAAGCGCACGAATCCGGCCGCAATGGGTTCGGCATCACTGATGCAAAAAAGTATGCCAAGGCGTTTAAGGTTTCACTGAACTGGCTATTCTTCGGAACGGGCACTCCGGAAGACATAGATCCAGAGATCCCTTCTGTCGTTGATGTCCCACTCATTTCGTGGATTAGCGCCGGACAGCTCGGCGAACAGGATGGTTTGTCAGACTTCTCGGATTTCCCGACAATCCAAGCGATTGATCTTCCTGAGGGTGACTGGATAGCACTTCGAGTGGTTGGGGATTCCATGAACAAAATCTCCCCACCTGAATCCATCATCTTTGCGAACCGTAGAGACAGGCGCCTCGTCAGCAATGGATGTTATGTAGTAGCGGATGAGACAGGTGCAGCAACCTACAAGCGCTATCGGCCAAACGACCTTCCTCCGTTTCAGCCCGCATCATACGATGAAAACATTGAACCCCCAGATTTTCAAGGTTCGGTAACCGTCATAGGTCGCGTCAGACGGTCCATTATAAACATGTAA
- a CDS encoding DUF2303 family protein, with protein METLDQGAVEAVAKLAKASGSQVLNVTAPSDMKGVPSSIPVLFNAETGHVHALADQFEKYRTKPTRKAGVAKAETLESFIALTNLHKQENSVIFADTSWKNPILLAVIDYHSADAPDNGKHRIAYRFPVSAEWAAWLAIDNKPMTQEAFAEFIEDHIADLSTPDLQEQEDFGGMFAAKVGFPNEIIGLSRGLQIHAETRVKQAIKLQTGESQITFEEDHKTANGDPLNVPGVFILNIAPFFMGETARVPVRLRYRLRDGKLLWSCQLYRPDKYITEQVRSDMDQASEETELPAFEGNPEMAA; from the coding sequence ATGGAAACCCTCGATCAGGGCGCCGTCGAAGCCGTCGCCAAACTTGCCAAGGCCTCCGGCAGCCAAGTGTTGAACGTCACCGCGCCGTCCGACATGAAGGGCGTGCCATCGTCCATTCCCGTTCTCTTCAATGCCGAGACCGGACATGTGCATGCCCTTGCCGACCAGTTCGAAAAGTACCGCACGAAGCCCACCCGCAAGGCCGGCGTCGCCAAGGCGGAGACGCTCGAATCCTTCATCGCGCTGACCAACCTGCACAAGCAGGAAAATAGCGTCATCTTCGCCGACACGAGCTGGAAGAACCCGATCCTGCTCGCCGTCATCGACTACCATTCTGCCGACGCGCCGGATAACGGCAAGCACCGCATCGCTTACCGCTTCCCCGTTTCGGCAGAATGGGCCGCATGGCTGGCGATCGACAACAAGCCGATGACGCAGGAAGCCTTCGCCGAGTTCATCGAAGACCACATCGCCGATCTCTCGACGCCCGACCTGCAGGAGCAGGAAGACTTCGGCGGCATGTTTGCCGCCAAGGTCGGCTTCCCCAACGAGATCATCGGTCTGTCGCGCGGCCTTCAGATCCACGCCGAAACCCGCGTGAAGCAGGCGATCAAGCTCCAGACAGGTGAATCGCAGATCACGTTCGAGGAAGACCACAAGACTGCGAACGGTGATCCGTTGAACGTGCCCGGCGTCTTCATTCTCAATATCGCGCCGTTCTTCATGGGCGAGACCGCCCGCGTGCCAGTGCGCCTCCGCTACCGTCTGCGCGACGGCAAGCTCTTGTGGAGCTGCCAGCTTTACCGGCCGGACAAGTACATCACCGAGCAGGTGCGCTCCGATATGGATCAGGCATCGGAGGAAACCGAGCTGCCGGCCTTCGAGGGCAATCCGGAAATGGCCGCCTGA
- a CDS encoding 3'-5' exonuclease: MRDLMIDIETLGSRPGSVILSIGAVTFDAETGQLGDEFYSAIDPETAVATGLTTDVATMMWWMKQSEDARRAAFCGERHLAPVLIEFAEFVRSAAASRVWAKPPSFDLVLLEAAFRACILPVPWHFRTHRDCRTIFDLTDTKQPDVGTVHNALDDAKGQALGVIAAYSKLRGTLPPQEQTSGKSNGGAA; the protein is encoded by the coding sequence ATGCGCGATCTTATGATTGACATCGAGACGCTGGGCAGTCGCCCCGGAAGCGTCATTTTGAGCATCGGCGCAGTCACGTTTGACGCCGAGACAGGTCAGTTGGGAGACGAGTTCTATTCCGCAATTGACCCTGAAACCGCTGTCGCAACCGGGCTGACCACTGACGTCGCAACGATGATGTGGTGGATGAAGCAATCGGAAGACGCACGCCGTGCGGCCTTTTGCGGCGAGCGCCATTTGGCGCCGGTCCTGATTGAGTTCGCGGAATTTGTCCGAAGTGCAGCGGCCAGTCGAGTATGGGCCAAACCCCCATCCTTCGATCTCGTATTGCTCGAAGCGGCCTTCAGGGCGTGCATCCTTCCCGTGCCATGGCATTTCCGGACACACCGCGACTGCCGGACGATCTTTGACTTGACCGACACAAAGCAACCCGACGTTGGCACGGTTCACAACGCCCTTGATGACGCGAAAGGTCAGGCTCTAGGCGTCATCGCCGCCTACTCGAAGCTACGCGGAACCCTGCCGCCCCAAGAACAAACGAGTGGCAAGTCGAACGGCGGTGCGGCATGA
- a CDS encoding tyrosine-type recombinase/integrase: MPQKRKPPRLYLRNDGDRKVWIIRDGATNIRTGCAEAQAEEAGRKLQEYLAEKFQPERGGRAAEITVGDVLLVYLDEKADGSSRPVETKARIGRLNEFFGEIAVGEIRGKLCREFADERETDSGARRDLEVLRAAINYYHGEYTLDVVPKVTLPDKSLPRERWLTRSEVASIVRAARRLSRCDHIARLVLIGVYTGTRLGAMLSLQWMPNTSGGWIDLEKGVLYRKAQGERVAHNKRKTPVKIPPRLINLLRYWRAADKAIDKDKPCLHVINYYGAKVNKPHKAFRAVRTEAGLGEDVTPHILRHTRATWLANAGIDVQEAAASLGITTDEFERTYLHNDPQFQQKAANAY; the protein is encoded by the coding sequence ATGCCGCAGAAGCGAAAGCCGCCAAGGCTCTACCTCCGAAACGACGGAGACCGGAAAGTCTGGATTATCAGAGACGGCGCGACCAATATCCGCACAGGATGCGCTGAGGCTCAGGCTGAAGAAGCCGGCCGAAAGCTCCAAGAATATCTCGCGGAAAAATTCCAGCCCGAGCGCGGAGGTCGTGCCGCTGAGATAACAGTAGGCGACGTCCTGCTGGTCTACCTTGATGAGAAGGCCGACGGCTCGTCGCGTCCAGTGGAAACGAAAGCCCGGATCGGAAGGCTGAATGAGTTCTTCGGCGAGATAGCTGTCGGGGAAATTCGAGGAAAGCTTTGCCGCGAGTTTGCAGACGAGCGAGAGACGGACTCTGGAGCGAGACGCGACCTTGAGGTCTTGCGCGCCGCCATCAACTACTATCACGGGGAATATACGCTGGACGTCGTGCCGAAGGTTACGCTACCGGATAAGTCCCTTCCGCGTGAGCGTTGGCTAACACGGAGCGAAGTGGCAAGCATAGTGCGGGCGGCCAGGAGGCTCAGTCGCTGCGACCATATCGCCAGACTGGTTCTGATTGGTGTTTATACCGGGACGCGCCTTGGCGCCATGCTCAGCCTGCAGTGGATGCCAAACACTTCAGGCGGATGGATCGACCTTGAAAAAGGCGTTCTGTATCGCAAAGCGCAGGGCGAGCGAGTAGCGCACAACAAGCGCAAGACGCCCGTTAAGATCCCGCCGCGACTGATCAACCTGCTTCGCTACTGGCGAGCAGCTGATAAGGCGATCGACAAAGACAAGCCCTGCCTTCACGTCATCAATTACTATGGCGCCAAGGTGAACAAGCCTCACAAAGCCTTTCGGGCGGTCCGAACAGAGGCCGGTTTGGGCGAAGACGTCACGCCTCACATCTTGCGCCACACCCGCGCGACATGGCTGGCGAACGCCGGCATTGACGTCCAAGAAGCCGCAGCATCTCTCGGAATTACCACCGATGAGTTCGAGCGGACATACCTGCACAATGACCCGCAGTTTCAGCAGAAAGCAGCGAACGCTTACTGA